The following are encoded in a window of Acropora muricata isolate sample 2 unplaced genomic scaffold, ASM3666990v1 scaffold_755, whole genome shotgun sequence genomic DNA:
- the LOC136908026 gene encoding P2X purinoceptor 7-like, giving the protein MSKILPYQLEPEYCSSEEDNAEVFSESEEEENDYSSRESRRTDSSWCSCGRCVVMDKEIECICCQEIAFLSRVVEDLPCVTEHSSFHAVCLNRDVLWTALVSLHDRESAGLPDRQQVSNRSFRYAAYRQFTWWVHGHLGRKIRRVIPSCAVKKIRNAFPADSNVYTGYLEGDDDDSAHDSELEQAWRDFLNI; this is encoded by the exons ATGTCGAAAATATTACCTTACCAGTTGGAGCCCGAGTACTGTTCCAGCGAAGAGGACAACGCAGAAGTTTTCAGCGAATCAGAGGAGGAAGAAAATGATTATTCAAGTAGGGAAAGCCGCCGAACAGACTCTTCTTGGTGTTCATGCGGGCGCTGTGTGGTCATGGATAAAGAAATCGAGTGTATTTGTTGCCAAGAGATCGCGTTTTTGTCGAGGGTAGTCGAAG ATTTGCCATGTGTCACCGAGCATTCAAGCTTCCATGCAGTGTGCTTGAATAGGGATGTGTTGTGGACTGCTTTGGTCAGTCTGCACGACCGAGAAAGTGCTGGCCTTCCAGACAGACAACAAGTGTCTAACAG ATCATTTCGATATGCTGCATATCGGCAGTTTACATGGTGGGTGCATGGACATTTGGGGAGAAAAATCAGACGAGTGATCCCTTCATGTGCAGTAAAGAAAATCAGAAATGCATTTCCTGCTGACAGTAATGTTTACACAGGTTATCTGGAGggagatgatgatgacagtgcaCATGACAGTGAGCTGGAACAAGCTTGGAGagatttcttaaatatttaa